A region from the Triticum aestivum cultivar Chinese Spring chromosome 3D, IWGSC CS RefSeq v2.1, whole genome shotgun sequence genome encodes:
- the LOC123074829 gene encoding cysteine-rich repeat secretory protein 38 isoform X2, producing the protein MASACALTTIAILAAILFYVLLLLSRTMELRFAASYAMVDCAPPPSSDDGAAAFRGTLLPLLAALPAAAAPTGFASLQSGGGAFARGLCLGDPAPQDCLACLAAAAKKLAGCGASRRAGVWRSEGCFLAYADGNTSSAHEDAFRDVISFGEEVYPAVISVDDGTLPSYPNCFDTRALVALAQSLAGRGAANCSGARVVTDAAALSSNATGKNAVKLRAQCARDRAAAAECARCLGDSAREVRACGWGLDGEHERVADVLGYNCFLRIETSVPPRPVAKYVKQPVVLALCAAILLVLVVTAVIACVRKKRGTGNVAAAAASAGQQTNASPAAN; encoded by the exons TCGCGGCCAGCTATGCCATGGTCGACTGCGCACCGCCCCCTTCCTCGGACGACGGCGCCGCTGCCTTCCGCGGCACCCTCCTGCCGCTCCTGGCCGCGCTGCCCGCAGCCGCCGCGCCGACGGGGTTCGCGTCCCTGCAGTCCGGCGGCGGCGCGTTCGCCCGCGGCCTCTGCCTGGGCGATCCCGCGCCGCAAGACTGCCTGGCGTGCCTCGCCGCGGCCGCCAAGAAGCTCGCCGGCTGCGGCGCTAGCAGGCGCGCCGGCGTCTGGAGGAGCGAGGGCTGCTTCCTGGCCTACGCCGACGGCAACACCTCCTCCGCGCACGAGGACGCGTTCCGCGACGTCATCTCCTTCGGCGAGGAGGTCTACCCCGCCGTCATCTCCGTCGACGACGGCACGCTGCCCTCCTACCCCAACTGCTTCGACACGCGGGCGCTCGTCGCGCTCGCGCAGTCCCTGGCGGGGCGCGGCGCGGCCAACTGCTCGGGGGCGCGCGTCGTCACCGACGCGGCGGCGCTCTCGAGCAACGCCACCGGGAAGAACGCGGTGAAGCTGCGGGCGCAGTGCGCGAGGgaccgcgcggcggcggcggagtgcgcCCGGTGCCTGGGGGACTCGGCGCGGGAGGTGCGGGCGTGCGGCTGGGGCCTCGACGGCGAGCACGAGCGCGTGGCCGACGTGCTCGGCTACAACTGCTTCCTGCGGATCGAGACCTCCGTCCCACCACGGCCCGTGGCGAAATATGTCA AGCAACCTGTGGTTTTGGCCCTGTGCGCCGCCATACTGCTCGTGCTGGTTGTAACAGCGGTGATCGCGTGCGTGAGAAAGAAGAGGGGCACCGGGaatgtggcagcagcagcagcatcag CAGGTCAGCAAACGAACGCTTCTCCTGCTGCAAACTGA
- the LOC123074829 gene encoding cysteine-rich repeat secretory protein 38 isoform X1, whose protein sequence is MASACALTTIAILAAILFYVLLLLSRTMELRFAASYAMVDCAPPPSSDDGAAAFRGTLLPLLAALPAAAAPTGFASLQSGGGAFARGLCLGDPAPQDCLACLAAAAKKLAGCGASRRAGVWRSEGCFLAYADGNTSSAHEDAFRDVISFGEEVYPAVISVDDGTLPSYPNCFDTRALVALAQSLAGRGAANCSGARVVTDAAALSSNATGKNAVKLRAQCARDRAAAAECARCLGDSAREVRACGWGLDGEHERVADVLGYNCFLRIETSVPPRPVAKYVKQPVVLALCAAILLVLVVTAVIACVRKKRGTGNVAAAAASGASSVSRLRQQTNASPAAN, encoded by the exons TCGCGGCCAGCTATGCCATGGTCGACTGCGCACCGCCCCCTTCCTCGGACGACGGCGCCGCTGCCTTCCGCGGCACCCTCCTGCCGCTCCTGGCCGCGCTGCCCGCAGCCGCCGCGCCGACGGGGTTCGCGTCCCTGCAGTCCGGCGGCGGCGCGTTCGCCCGCGGCCTCTGCCTGGGCGATCCCGCGCCGCAAGACTGCCTGGCGTGCCTCGCCGCGGCCGCCAAGAAGCTCGCCGGCTGCGGCGCTAGCAGGCGCGCCGGCGTCTGGAGGAGCGAGGGCTGCTTCCTGGCCTACGCCGACGGCAACACCTCCTCCGCGCACGAGGACGCGTTCCGCGACGTCATCTCCTTCGGCGAGGAGGTCTACCCCGCCGTCATCTCCGTCGACGACGGCACGCTGCCCTCCTACCCCAACTGCTTCGACACGCGGGCGCTCGTCGCGCTCGCGCAGTCCCTGGCGGGGCGCGGCGCGGCCAACTGCTCGGGGGCGCGCGTCGTCACCGACGCGGCGGCGCTCTCGAGCAACGCCACCGGGAAGAACGCGGTGAAGCTGCGGGCGCAGTGCGCGAGGgaccgcgcggcggcggcggagtgcgcCCGGTGCCTGGGGGACTCGGCGCGGGAGGTGCGGGCGTGCGGCTGGGGCCTCGACGGCGAGCACGAGCGCGTGGCCGACGTGCTCGGCTACAACTGCTTCCTGCGGATCGAGACCTCCGTCCCACCACGGCCCGTGGCGAAATATGTCA AGCAACCTGTGGTTTTGGCCCTGTGCGCCGCCATACTGCTCGTGCTGGTTGTAACAGCGGTGATCGCGTGCGTGAGAAAGAAGAGGGGCACCGGGaatgtggcagcagcagcagcatcaggtGCGTCTTCTGTCTCTCGGCTAC GTCAGCAAACGAACGCTTCTCCTGCTGCAAACTGA
- the LOC123074829 gene encoding cysteine-rich repeat secretory protein 38 isoform X3 gives MASACALTTIAILAAILFYVLLLLSRTMELRFAASYAMVDCAPPPSSDDGAAAFRGTLLPLLAALPAAAAPTGFASLQSGGGAFARGLCLGDPAPQDCLACLAAAAKKLAGCGASRRAGVWRSEGCFLAYADGNTSSAHEDAFRDVISFGEEVYPAVISVDDGTLPSYPNCFDTRALVALAQSLAGRGAANCSGARVVTDAAALSSNATGKNAVKLRAQCARDRAAAAECARCLGDSAREVRACGWGLDGEHERVADVLGYNCFLRIETSVPPRPVAKYVKQPVVLALCAAILLVLVVTAVIACVRKKRGTGNVAAAAASGQQTNASPAAN, from the exons TCGCGGCCAGCTATGCCATGGTCGACTGCGCACCGCCCCCTTCCTCGGACGACGGCGCCGCTGCCTTCCGCGGCACCCTCCTGCCGCTCCTGGCCGCGCTGCCCGCAGCCGCCGCGCCGACGGGGTTCGCGTCCCTGCAGTCCGGCGGCGGCGCGTTCGCCCGCGGCCTCTGCCTGGGCGATCCCGCGCCGCAAGACTGCCTGGCGTGCCTCGCCGCGGCCGCCAAGAAGCTCGCCGGCTGCGGCGCTAGCAGGCGCGCCGGCGTCTGGAGGAGCGAGGGCTGCTTCCTGGCCTACGCCGACGGCAACACCTCCTCCGCGCACGAGGACGCGTTCCGCGACGTCATCTCCTTCGGCGAGGAGGTCTACCCCGCCGTCATCTCCGTCGACGACGGCACGCTGCCCTCCTACCCCAACTGCTTCGACACGCGGGCGCTCGTCGCGCTCGCGCAGTCCCTGGCGGGGCGCGGCGCGGCCAACTGCTCGGGGGCGCGCGTCGTCACCGACGCGGCGGCGCTCTCGAGCAACGCCACCGGGAAGAACGCGGTGAAGCTGCGGGCGCAGTGCGCGAGGgaccgcgcggcggcggcggagtgcgcCCGGTGCCTGGGGGACTCGGCGCGGGAGGTGCGGGCGTGCGGCTGGGGCCTCGACGGCGAGCACGAGCGCGTGGCCGACGTGCTCGGCTACAACTGCTTCCTGCGGATCGAGACCTCCGTCCCACCACGGCCCGTGGCGAAATATGTCA AGCAACCTGTGGTTTTGGCCCTGTGCGCCGCCATACTGCTCGTGCTGGTTGTAACAGCGGTGATCGCGTGCGTGAGAAAGAAGAGGGGCACCGGGaatgtggcagcagcagcagcatcag GTCAGCAAACGAACGCTTCTCCTGCTGCAAACTGA